The genomic interval AAGGTGTGCACGGAGTGCTACAGGCACAGAGCCGAGGCTTTCAAGGCGTCCAGGCCGGTGCAGCTCCTTGACCAACTCGTtcgggaagaagaagaggtcGTTGGAGAAGtaaacaacaacaagaagaagttgGACGATGTGGACTGGGAGGACGTCTTTGTTCTCCAAGACGACAACCAATGGCCATCCCATCCTCCCCAATTCAagtaattagttaattaattaattaaatatatcacACCACCATGAAATTTTCATgacaattattatatatattatttaaattgatTGATTCGATCGATTGATCATTAGGGAGACGATGAGGGAGTACAGAACGGAGGTGAAAAAGCTAGCCGAGAAATTGATGGAAACCATGGAAGAAAACCTGGGGCTGGAGAAGGGCACCTTCAAGAACCAGTTCACCGGAAACGGCGAGCACGAGCCGTTCTTCGGCACCAAGGTGAGAATTATATTGATTGACACTTGACAGAGCTAGGAGAGactttaattataaataaaacaattaattttCATTCTGATGTTGCGTCATTGAATTAAGGTGAGCCACTACCCGCCCTGCCCGCGGTTGGACCTTGTGGAGCTGGGCCTCCGCCCCCACACCGACGCTGGCGGCGTCATCCTCCTCTTCCAAGATGACCGTGTCGGAGGCTTGCAGATCCTCAAGGACGGCGAGTGGGTGGACGTGCAGCCGTTGGCCAATGCCATCGTCATTAACACCGGGGACCAGATCGAGGTGGTCAGCAATGGGCGGTACAAGAGCGTATGGCACCGCGTGCTCGCCACCGGCAATGGCAACCGCCGCTCCGTCGCCTCCTTCTACAACCCTTCAGTGAAGGCCGTCATTTGTCCGGCTTCGGCCACCGCCGTCGACGAGACCACTGGCGCCTACCCCGAGTTTCTCTTCGGGGACTACATGGACGTGTACGTGAAGCAGAAGTACATGCCCAAAGAACCAAGATTTGAGGCGGTCAAAGCAATTAATTAACTAGGAGCTAATTAACTATACAATGGTTAATTATA from Zingiber officinale cultivar Zhangliang chromosome 6B, Zo_v1.1, whole genome shotgun sequence carries:
- the LOC121992402 gene encoding 1-aminocyclopropane-1-carboxylate oxidase-like, giving the protein MAIPVIDFSKLEGKERAETLAQIDNGCQQWGFFQLVNHGIPVELLERVKKVCTECYRHRAEAFKASRPVQLLDQLVREEEEVVGEVNNNKKKLDDVDWEDVFVLQDDNQWPSHPPQFKETMREYRTEVKKLAEKLMETMEENLGLEKGTFKNQFTGNGEHEPFFGTKVSHYPPCPRLDLVELGLRPHTDAGGVILLFQDDRVGGLQILKDGEWVDVQPLANAIVINTGDQIEVVSNGRYKSVWHRVLATGNGNRRSVASFYNPSVKAVICPASATAVDETTGAYPEFLFGDYMDVYVKQKYMPKEPRFEAVKAIN